One genomic window of Micrococcus flavus includes the following:
- the treY gene encoding malto-oligosyltrehalose synthase, with the protein MTRRDPAAVPASTYRLQVNEDLPLDSVAALVPYLWRLGVDWLYLSPLLAAEPGSDHGYDVVDPTRVDPARGGPEALERLARTAHEAGMRLLVDVVPNHLGVATPAANPAWEDLLRHGRQARHAAWFDVDWEAGGGRVTLPVLGDGPEGDPRGADAELDRLVVVPDEDGGVLRYWDSAYPLAPGSLEAAEEATGLRAAEVFADPDPAAAPTADRARLARAVHDRQHYRLMHWRAGDAELAYRRFFTVTTLAGVRVEDPEVFDAVHAEIRRWTAEGLVHGLRVDHPDGLADPGAYVRRLREDVLPEGYLVVEKILEPGEALPAAWPVDGTTGYDALGEVERVFMAPAAAGTPEEDAALRAQWQRLVAREKEDVALGSLAAETARLVREARAAVVLGAHSDEELTAAFAALLAAMPVYRTYLPVGSEHLAQALEAAGAAEPGRAELLRDVAEVLADPDSPVARRFQQSSGMVMAKGVEDRSFYRWTRWSNLNEVGGDPSHVHLPVTDFHAQQQSRQAAWPHAMTTLSTHDTKRGEDVRARIAVLAEEPQRWEAELAELRALHPLDEPGLERLAWESIVGVWPTDGTAPEAGRLEGFLLKAAREAAVHTAWTDQDAAFEDRLRALACDVVASDSAARALVQSVADRIAEPGLAVQLGHKLVQLTAPGVPDVYQGTEIPFPSLVDPDNRRAVDFETRAALLDRLDAGNVPGLDDPASAKLAVVTAALRARRDRRGLFTGYRPLDVDGPAAAHAIAFDRGGAITVATRLPATLEAAGGWRDTVVTVPPGRWRCAVTGAPVTADERGAVRLDGLLSRLPVALLLTEDEETR; encoded by the coding sequence ATGACCCGCCGAGACCCCGCCGCCGTGCCCGCCTCCACCTACCGCCTCCAGGTGAACGAGGACCTGCCCCTGGACTCGGTCGCCGCGCTGGTGCCCTACCTGTGGCGCCTGGGCGTGGACTGGCTGTACCTCTCGCCCCTGCTCGCCGCGGAGCCCGGCTCGGACCACGGGTACGACGTGGTGGACCCCACCCGGGTGGACCCCGCACGCGGGGGCCCGGAGGCGCTCGAGCGCCTGGCCCGCACGGCGCACGAGGCGGGCATGCGCCTGCTCGTGGACGTGGTGCCCAACCACCTGGGCGTGGCCACGCCCGCCGCCAACCCGGCCTGGGAGGACCTGCTGCGGCACGGCCGCCAGGCCCGGCACGCCGCCTGGTTCGACGTGGACTGGGAGGCCGGCGGCGGGCGGGTGACGCTGCCCGTCCTGGGCGACGGTCCGGAGGGCGACCCCCGTGGCGCCGACGCCGAGCTGGACCGCCTCGTGGTGGTCCCGGACGAGGACGGGGGCGTCCTGCGGTACTGGGACAGCGCCTACCCCCTCGCCCCCGGATCGCTGGAGGCGGCCGAGGAGGCCACCGGCCTGCGCGCCGCGGAGGTGTTCGCGGACCCGGACCCGGCCGCCGCGCCCACCGCGGACCGTGCCCGCCTGGCCCGGGCCGTCCACGACCGCCAGCACTACCGCCTCATGCACTGGCGCGCCGGCGACGCCGAGCTGGCCTACCGCCGGTTCTTCACCGTGACCACGCTCGCCGGCGTGCGCGTGGAGGACCCCGAGGTCTTCGACGCCGTCCACGCGGAGATCCGCCGCTGGACCGCCGAGGGGCTCGTCCACGGCCTGCGCGTGGACCACCCGGACGGCCTCGCCGACCCCGGTGCCTACGTCCGCCGCCTGCGCGAGGACGTCCTGCCCGAGGGGTACCTCGTGGTGGAGAAGATCCTCGAGCCGGGGGAGGCCCTGCCCGCCGCGTGGCCCGTGGACGGCACCACCGGCTACGACGCGCTCGGCGAGGTCGAGCGCGTCTTCATGGCCCCCGCCGCGGCCGGGACCCCGGAGGAGGACGCCGCCCTGCGCGCCCAGTGGCAGCGGCTCGTGGCCCGGGAGAAGGAGGACGTGGCCCTCGGCTCCCTCGCCGCGGAGACCGCGCGGCTCGTGCGTGAGGCGCGCGCCGCCGTCGTGCTGGGGGCGCACTCGGACGAGGAGCTCACCGCCGCCTTCGCCGCCCTGCTGGCGGCCATGCCCGTCTACCGCACGTACCTGCCCGTGGGGTCGGAGCACCTGGCCCAGGCCCTCGAGGCCGCGGGTGCGGCCGAGCCGGGGCGGGCCGAGCTCCTGCGGGACGTGGCCGAGGTGCTGGCGGACCCCGACTCGCCGGTCGCCCGCCGCTTCCAGCAGTCCTCCGGCATGGTCATGGCCAAGGGCGTGGAGGACCGCTCCTTCTACCGGTGGACCCGCTGGTCCAACCTCAACGAGGTGGGCGGGGACCCGTCCCACGTGCACCTGCCGGTCACGGACTTCCACGCGCAGCAGCAGTCCCGGCAGGCCGCGTGGCCGCACGCCATGACCACCCTGTCCACGCACGACACGAAGCGCGGCGAGGACGTCCGGGCGCGCATCGCGGTGCTCGCGGAGGAGCCGCAGCGCTGGGAGGCGGAGCTCGCCGAGCTGCGTGCGCTGCATCCGCTGGACGAGCCGGGGCTCGAGCGCCTGGCGTGGGAGTCGATCGTGGGCGTGTGGCCCACGGACGGGACGGCACCGGAGGCGGGGCGACTCGAGGGGTTCCTCCTCAAGGCCGCCCGCGAGGCCGCCGTGCACACCGCGTGGACGGACCAGGACGCCGCGTTCGAGGACCGGCTGCGCGCCCTGGCGTGCGACGTCGTGGCCTCGGACTCGGCCGCCCGCGCCCTCGTGCAGTCCGTGGCGGACCGGATCGCCGAGCCCGGTCTGGCCGTGCAGCTGGGCCACAAGCTCGTCCAGCTCACCGCGCCCGGCGTCCCGGACGTGTACCAGGGCACCGAGATCCCCTTCCCGTCCCTCGTGGACCCGGACAACCGGCGCGCCGTGGACTTCGAGACCCGCGCCGCCCTGCTGGACCGGCTCGACGCCGGCAACGTGCCCGGCCTGGACGACCCCGCCTCCGCCAAGCTCGCGGTGGTGACCGCCGCGCTGCGCGCCCGCCGGGACCGGCGCGGGCTGTTCACGGGGTACCGGCCCCTCGACGTGGACGGGCCGGCCGCCGCGCACGCGATCGCGTTCGACCGCGGCGGGGCGATCACGGTGGCCACCCGCCTGCCCGCCACGCTCGAGGCGGCCGGCGGCTGGCGGGACACCGTGGTGACCGTGCCGCCGGGGCGCTGGCGCTGCGCCGTCACCGGGGCGCCCGTGACCGCCGACGAGCGCGGCGCCGTCCGCCTCGACGGACTGCTCAGCCGCCTGCCCGTCGCCCTGCTGCTGACCGAGGACGAGGAGACCCGATGA
- a CDS encoding DsbA family protein, with translation MASRNTASAATDARTRARQMQAEQQRKDRRKRTAVIWGSVLAALLLIGLVVALVTRAQGDGDIPTAGPMPAAANEEGGVVLTSPTALADPGLGEREVDAAAVQVPEGPAEKPADSAPGTQPRAEGGPAHVVVYADFNCVHCAAFEQENAALLEGWLADGKATVEYRIVDFLSAPNNQNFSARAANAAYCVAEQAPEQYDPFVTDVFGAYEGHGGKGLSDDELAQRAEALGADVSDCMEQDTYRPAVAYTTQKAKAAPIQGTPTVYVDGQWWSGEQAFQEWATPIVEG, from the coding sequence GTGGCCAGCAGGAACACGGCGTCTGCCGCGACCGACGCCCGCACCCGCGCCCGCCAGATGCAGGCGGAGCAGCAGCGCAAGGACCGCCGCAAGCGGACCGCCGTCATCTGGGGCTCCGTGCTCGCGGCGCTCCTGCTGATCGGGCTCGTGGTGGCGCTCGTGACCCGCGCCCAGGGCGACGGCGACATCCCCACCGCCGGCCCGATGCCCGCCGCCGCCAACGAGGAGGGCGGCGTCGTCCTCACCTCGCCCACCGCCCTCGCCGACCCGGGCCTGGGCGAGCGCGAGGTGGACGCGGCCGCGGTGCAGGTGCCCGAGGGTCCCGCCGAGAAGCCCGCTGACAGCGCCCCGGGCACGCAGCCCCGCGCCGAGGGCGGGCCCGCCCACGTGGTGGTCTACGCGGACTTCAACTGCGTGCACTGCGCTGCGTTCGAGCAGGAGAACGCCGCGCTGCTGGAGGGCTGGCTGGCCGACGGCAAGGCCACCGTCGAGTACCGGATCGTGGACTTCCTGAGCGCGCCGAACAACCAGAACTTCTCCGCCCGCGCCGCGAACGCGGCCTACTGCGTGGCCGAGCAGGCGCCCGAGCAGTACGACCCGTTCGTGACGGACGTCTTCGGCGCGTACGAGGGCCACGGCGGCAAGGGCCTGTCCGACGACGAGCTCGCCCAGCGCGCCGAGGCCCTCGGCGCGGACGTGTCCGACTGCATGGAGCAGGACACCTACCGCCCCGCGGTCGCCTACACCACCCAGAAGGCCAAGGCCGCCCCGATCCAGGGCACGCCCACCGTGTACGTGGACGGCCAGTGGTGGTCCGGGGAGCAGGCCTTCCAGGAGTGGGCCACCCCGATCGTCGAGGGCTGA
- a CDS encoding threonine/serine ThrE exporter family protein, with amino-acid sequence MDPQTPRDRPQAPAAEPAPQAGPIPVLRPAVVPSVPPEAAEETADVAASPTRDEGPEEVLPPVLAPATAALPATPGDVPPADARSDEHPDADPPPAEAPGPAADAPLTAPPLSEAVPTSVLAPVEGVAPTAEQAAETVPDLVVPEPVLPHGPEEPRGRRRRRQGRDHHRAVFEETLPTQALVMVDRLQASPYGRRMRSTLSRRREQDEQALEARTTLDFALKLGETMFGFGATSLDVETSIIVVTQAYGVHETEVDLTNQAISLNYAPDSSRGEVPYTLQRVVRSYSTNYEGLVAVHRLVEEISDGMVERAEAQRRLVEIRHRPKPYPPALEILMAGVFVACFVPFIGGTWQGALLGMASTWFVFWLHTRTMAFLPEIYSVMIGSSLATAVAFGAYVLEVPINPALMVAGGIMMLLPTSRFVTAVLDAINGFPVTAAGRFISTMLVFVGIMAGIMVSVAAADLAGFPRLDLAAQVSADYPAPLLLVLVLVATAADAVVERSGWRTLLASCAVTGAAFCAHTLIAGLGVGPTLLPASAAAVVGFLGRIVALRVGAPPIVVLVPSILFLLPGFAIFRGLYEFTVETTSTVAGVAGIVSALVVVVGIGAGAVFGDTLARPVTARLVEHRSIGPEGRQR; translated from the coding sequence GTGGACCCACAGACCCCCCGAGACCGTCCCCAGGCGCCCGCGGCGGAGCCCGCCCCCCAGGCGGGTCCCATCCCGGTGCTGCGCCCCGCCGTCGTCCCCTCCGTTCCGCCGGAGGCCGCGGAGGAGACGGCCGACGTGGCCGCGTCCCCGACCCGTGACGAGGGCCCCGAAGAGGTCCTGCCGCCGGTCCTCGCCCCCGCCACCGCGGCACTGCCCGCCACACCGGGGGACGTCCCCCCGGCCGACGCGCGGTCGGACGAGCATCCCGACGCCGACCCGCCGCCCGCCGAGGCCCCGGGCCCCGCGGCCGACGCGCCGCTGACCGCGCCGCCGCTGTCCGAGGCCGTGCCGACGTCCGTCCTGGCCCCCGTGGAGGGCGTGGCCCCCACCGCCGAGCAGGCCGCGGAGACGGTCCCGGACCTCGTGGTCCCCGAGCCGGTGCTGCCCCACGGGCCCGAGGAGCCGCGGGGGCGCCGTCGTCGCCGGCAGGGGCGGGACCACCACCGGGCGGTGTTCGAGGAGACCCTGCCCACGCAGGCCCTCGTGATGGTGGACCGCCTGCAGGCCTCCCCGTACGGGCGACGCATGCGCTCGACCCTGAGCCGGCGGCGAGAGCAGGACGAGCAGGCCCTGGAGGCGCGCACCACGCTGGACTTCGCCCTCAAGCTGGGGGAGACCATGTTCGGCTTCGGGGCGACCTCGCTGGACGTGGAGACCTCGATCATCGTGGTGACGCAGGCCTACGGGGTCCACGAGACGGAGGTGGACCTGACCAACCAGGCCATCTCCCTGAACTACGCGCCCGACTCGAGCCGCGGCGAGGTGCCGTACACGCTCCAGCGCGTGGTGCGCTCCTACTCCACGAACTACGAGGGGCTCGTGGCGGTGCACCGCCTCGTGGAGGAGATCTCCGACGGGATGGTCGAGCGCGCGGAGGCCCAGCGTCGGCTCGTCGAGATCCGCCACCGGCCCAAGCCGTACCCGCCGGCGCTGGAGATTCTCATGGCGGGCGTGTTCGTGGCCTGCTTCGTCCCCTTCATCGGCGGCACCTGGCAGGGCGCCCTGCTGGGGATGGCCTCCACGTGGTTCGTCTTCTGGCTGCACACGCGGACCATGGCGTTCCTGCCGGAGATCTACTCCGTGATGATCGGCTCGTCGCTGGCCACGGCGGTCGCGTTCGGCGCGTACGTCCTCGAGGTGCCGATCAACCCCGCCCTGATGGTGGCCGGGGGCATCATGATGCTGCTGCCCACCTCGCGATTCGTGACGGCCGTGCTGGACGCCATCAACGGCTTCCCCGTGACGGCCGCCGGCCGCTTCATCTCCACGATGCTCGTCTTCGTCGGCATCATGGCGGGCATCATGGTGTCCGTCGCCGCGGCGGACCTCGCCGGCTTCCCCCGTCTCGACCTGGCCGCGCAGGTGTCCGCGGACTATCCCGCGCCGCTGCTGCTGGTCCTGGTGCTCGTCGCCACCGCGGCGGACGCCGTCGTCGAGCGCTCGGGCTGGCGGACCCTCCTGGCCTCCTGCGCGGTGACCGGCGCGGCGTTCTGCGCCCACACCCTGATCGCTGGCCTGGGCGTGGGCCCCACCCTCCTGCCGGCGTCCGCGGCCGCCGTCGTCGGCTTCCTGGGGAGGATCGTGGCCCTGCGCGTGGGCGCCCCGCCGATCGTGGTGCTGGTGCCCAGCATCCTGTTCCTGCTCCCTGGCTTCGCGATCTTCCGCGGCCTGTACGAGTTCACCGTGGAGACCACGTCCACGGTGGCCGGCGTGGCCGGGATCGTGAGCGCCCTCGTGGTGGTGGTGGGCATCGGCGCGGGCGCGGTGTTCGGAGACACCCTCGCCCGGCCCGTGACGGCCCGCCTGGTCGAGCACCGGAGCATCGGCCCGGAGGGGCGGCAGCGCTGA
- the treZ gene encoding malto-oligosyltrehalose trehalohydrolase: MTPTAPDTHAAQDVAPGLPPAAEDPGQDARHAGPGGLDPAAPDRAAVAAARATDHAVWAPHAERVELLLVDAAPGALHDAEDRWPVAAAHELTRGPGGWWLPDEAASTAVAGMQGGDPGYGFRVDGGIPVPDPRSRRQPDTVHGPSRRDAQSAAFAWADADWTGPAHVERDPAAPQGGGMRGAVLYELHVGTFTEAGTLDAAIERLPHLVDLGVSHVELLPVNSFSGPRNWGYDGVGWFAVDESYGGPEAYRRFVDAAHAAGLGVVQDVVHNHMGPSGNYLNVLGPYLVDHGTGWGDGPNLDGPDSDEVRALLLDNVRFWLEDMHVDGLRLDAVHALIDTRAVHVLEEMAALADGIAARTGRPVPLMAEWDRNDPRIVLPRVPGGGGLGMAAAWDDDVHHALHVAATGETHGYYADFAPLAAVAKTFEHVYLHDGVHSTFRGRDHGRPVPPEVPSHAFVASIQNHDQVGNRAAGDRTAATLTEGALTAQAALLLAGPYTPMLFMGEEFAATTPWPFFTAHREPELGEAVREGRRREFGSHGWDESLVPDPQDPATRDAAVLDWAQAEPAPGSASDVLGPAEALDRAAPGGAGRGARVLQTYRALLAARRELPALTEPDRTRTAVMTDAARRHVHLERRAADGSGDVAVLAALGAEPMPVPEEWRDARLVAGHGDLGPLGPSGGPHELPEAVPAPGFVLLHRLPAAR, translated from the coding sequence ATGACCCCCACCGCCCCCGACACGCACGCCGCGCAGGACGTGGCCCCCGGCCTGCCCCCCGCCGCCGAGGACCCCGGCCAGGACGCCCGCCACGCGGGCCCCGGCGGCCTGGACCCGGCCGCCCCCGACCGCGCGGCCGTGGCCGCCGCGCGCGCCACCGACCATGCCGTGTGGGCCCCGCACGCGGAGCGCGTCGAGCTGCTCCTCGTGGACGCCGCCCCCGGCGCCCTGCACGACGCCGAGGACCGCTGGCCCGTGGCCGCCGCCCACGAGCTGACCCGAGGCCCCGGCGGCTGGTGGCTGCCGGACGAGGCCGCGAGCACCGCCGTCGCCGGGATGCAGGGAGGGGACCCCGGCTACGGCTTCCGCGTGGACGGCGGGATCCCCGTGCCCGACCCGCGCTCCCGCCGCCAGCCCGACACCGTGCACGGGCCCTCCCGCCGGGACGCGCAGTCCGCCGCCTTCGCGTGGGCGGACGCCGACTGGACCGGCCCCGCGCACGTGGAGCGTGACCCCGCCGCCCCGCAGGGCGGCGGGATGCGCGGCGCGGTGCTCTACGAGCTGCACGTGGGCACGTTCACCGAGGCCGGCACGCTGGACGCGGCCATCGAGCGGCTGCCGCACCTCGTGGACCTGGGCGTCAGCCACGTCGAGCTTCTGCCCGTGAACTCCTTCTCCGGCCCCCGCAACTGGGGGTACGACGGCGTCGGCTGGTTCGCGGTGGACGAGTCCTACGGCGGGCCCGAGGCCTACCGGCGCTTCGTGGACGCCGCGCACGCCGCCGGCCTCGGCGTGGTCCAGGACGTGGTGCACAACCACATGGGCCCCTCCGGCAACTACCTCAACGTGCTCGGCCCCTACCTGGTGGACCACGGCACCGGCTGGGGCGACGGGCCCAACCTGGACGGCCCCGACTCGGACGAGGTCCGCGCCCTCCTGCTGGACAACGTCCGGTTCTGGCTCGAGGACATGCACGTGGACGGGCTGCGGCTGGACGCCGTGCACGCCCTGATCGACACGCGCGCCGTGCACGTGCTCGAGGAGATGGCCGCGCTCGCGGACGGGATCGCCGCCCGCACGGGGCGCCCCGTGCCGCTGATGGCCGAGTGGGACCGCAACGATCCCCGCATCGTGCTCCCGCGCGTGCCCGGCGGGGGAGGGCTCGGCATGGCCGCGGCGTGGGACGACGACGTCCACCACGCCCTCCACGTGGCCGCCACGGGGGAGACCCACGGGTACTACGCGGACTTCGCGCCGCTGGCCGCCGTGGCCAAGACCTTCGAGCACGTCTACCTGCACGACGGCGTCCACTCCACCTTCCGGGGGCGGGACCACGGCCGCCCCGTGCCCCCGGAGGTGCCCTCGCACGCCTTCGTGGCGAGCATCCAGAACCATGACCAGGTGGGCAACCGCGCGGCGGGGGACCGGACGGCCGCCACCCTCACGGAGGGCGCCCTGACCGCGCAGGCGGCGCTCCTGCTGGCCGGCCCGTATACTCCGATGCTCTTCATGGGCGAGGAGTTCGCCGCCACCACGCCGTGGCCCTTCTTCACCGCGCACCGCGAGCCGGAGCTGGGCGAGGCCGTCCGGGAAGGCCGCCGCCGCGAGTTCGGCTCCCACGGCTGGGACGAGTCCCTCGTCCCTGATCCCCAGGACCCGGCCACCCGCGACGCCGCCGTGCTCGACTGGGCCCAGGCCGAGCCCGCCCCGGGGTCAGCCTCCGACGTGCTGGGGCCTGCCGAGGCCCTCGACCGTGCCGCCCCGGGCGGCGCCGGCCGGGGGGCCCGGGTGCTGCAGACCTACCGGGCGCTGCTCGCGGCGCGCCGGGAGCTGCCCGCCCTCACCGAGCCGGACCGCACACGCACCGCGGTGATGACGGACGCCGCACGCCGGCACGTGCACCTCGAGCGTCGCGCCGCGGACGGCTCCGGGGACGTGGCGGTCCTGGCCGCCCTCGGCGCCGAGCCGATGCCGGTCCCCGAGGAGTGGCGGGACGCCCGCCTCGTGGCAGGGCACGGTGACCTCGGCCCCCTCGGCCCCTCCGGGGGGCCGCACGAGCTGCCCGAGGCCGTCCCCGCTCCCGGCTTCGTGCTCCTGCACCGCTTGCCCGCGGCGCGCTGA
- a CDS encoding S8 family peptidase yields MSSTTSLRARRRAGALLCAGVLAGGTLAASPATSAPEPDDRAGSAAVAPAPNRGMAASPAEPNADGYDSFIVTYKETAANSTAKGRAHAWGKAAKEAGVSVKELRETALGSHVIQADRTLDKSESAAFMADLKASGAVDAVEPNAIMTANALSPVDALYSQQWGFTGVNGMRVPGAWDSTTGAGMIVGVIDTGQTYHSDLNANTVPGYDFISSSTVSRDGGGRDANPADEGDWFLAGECGQPLGSDSSWHGTHVAGTIAAVANTQGVVGVAPNAKIKHARVLGKCGGSLADIADAIVWSAGGSVPGVPNNPTPVDVINMSLGGSGTCGTTYQNAINSAVGRGVPVVVAAGNENRDASLTRPANCQNTITVAASDSNGNRSSFSNYGASVDVTAPGSAIISTINTGTTTPAGEGYTKYNGTSMATPHVAGTVALMLAKNSSLTPSQVESTLKTNARAMPGVCSGGCGAGLVDATRTLNALGGGATPTPTPTPTPTPTTVLVNGGFESGTTGWTGAPSDFVMTDSAAAKSGSRFGVLNGYGRSNTGTIDQRVTVPASGASLTYSVQVGTDETTSYSRYDTLSVQVVDGYYGTYTLKSHSNLDRGPYTTHAVDLSRFAGKTVTLRFKGTENYSAATVFRIDDVSVTAR; encoded by the coding sequence ATGTCGTCCACCACCTCCCTCCGCGCCCGCCGCCGCGCCGGCGCCCTCCTGTGCGCCGGGGTCCTCGCCGGCGGCACGCTCGCCGCCTCGCCGGCCACCTCCGCCCCCGAGCCGGACGACCGGGCCGGGTCCGCCGCCGTCGCCCCGGCGCCGAACCGCGGCATGGCCGCGTCCCCGGCCGAGCCCAACGCGGACGGCTACGACTCGTTCATCGTCACCTACAAGGAGACCGCCGCGAACAGCACCGCCAAGGGCCGTGCGCACGCGTGGGGCAAGGCCGCCAAGGAGGCCGGCGTCTCCGTGAAGGAGCTGCGCGAGACCGCGCTCGGCTCCCACGTGATCCAGGCCGACCGCACGCTGGACAAGAGCGAGTCCGCCGCGTTCATGGCGGACCTGAAGGCCTCCGGCGCGGTCGACGCCGTCGAGCCGAACGCCATCATGACCGCGAACGCGCTGTCCCCGGTGGACGCCCTCTACTCGCAGCAGTGGGGCTTCACCGGCGTCAACGGCATGCGCGTGCCCGGGGCGTGGGACTCCACCACCGGCGCCGGCATGATCGTGGGCGTCATCGACACCGGTCAGACCTATCACTCCGACCTCAACGCCAACACCGTCCCCGGCTACGACTTCATCTCGAGCTCCACGGTCTCCCGCGACGGCGGCGGCCGCGACGCGAACCCGGCGGACGAGGGCGACTGGTTCCTGGCCGGTGAGTGCGGCCAGCCCCTGGGCTCGGACTCCTCGTGGCACGGCACCCACGTGGCCGGCACCATCGCGGCCGTGGCCAACACGCAGGGCGTCGTCGGCGTCGCCCCGAACGCCAAGATCAAGCACGCCCGCGTGCTCGGCAAGTGCGGCGGCTCCCTGGCGGACATCGCGGACGCCATCGTGTGGTCCGCCGGCGGCTCCGTCCCCGGCGTGCCGAACAACCCGACCCCGGTGGACGTGATCAACATGTCCCTGGGCGGGTCCGGCACGTGCGGCACCACCTACCAGAACGCCATCAACTCGGCCGTCGGCCGCGGCGTGCCGGTGGTGGTGGCCGCCGGCAACGAGAACCGGGATGCCTCCCTGACCCGTCCGGCCAACTGCCAGAACACCATCACCGTGGCGGCCTCGGACTCCAACGGCAACCGCTCCTCCTTCTCCAACTACGGCGCGTCCGTGGACGTCACCGCCCCGGGCTCGGCCATCATCTCCACGATCAACACCGGCACCACCACCCCGGCCGGCGAGGGCTACACGAAGTACAACGGCACCTCGATGGCCACCCCGCACGTGGCCGGCACCGTGGCGCTGATGCTGGCGAAGAACTCCTCCCTGACCCCGTCCCAGGTGGAGTCCACGCTCAAGACCAACGCCCGTGCGATGCCCGGCGTGTGCTCGGGCGGCTGCGGCGCCGGCCTGGTGGACGCCACGCGGACGCTGAACGCGCTGGGCGGCGGCGCGACCCCCACGCCCACCCCGACCCCGACCCCCACCCCGACCACCGTCCTGGTGAACGGCGGCTTCGAGTCCGGCACCACCGGCTGGACCGGCGCCCCGTCCGACTTCGTCATGACGGACTCCGCGGCGGCCAAGTCCGGCTCCCGCTTCGGCGTCCTCAACGGCTACGGCCGCAGCAACACCGGCACGATCGACCAGCGGGTGACCGTGCCCGCCTCGGGCGCCTCGCTGACCTACAGCGTGCAGGTCGGCACGGACGAGACCACCTCCTACTCCAGGTACGACACCCTGTCCGTGCAGGTGGTGGACGGCTACTACGGCACCTACACCCTGAAGTCGCACTCCAACCTGGACCGCGGTCCGTACACCACCCACGCGGTGGACCTGTCCCGCTTCGCCGGGAAGACCGTGACCCTGCGCTTCAAGGGCACCGAAAACTACTCGGCCGCCACGGTGTTCCGGATCGACGACGTCTCCGTCACCGCGCGCTGA
- a CDS encoding DUF4032 domain-containing protein, whose translation MDTQDATPSPSPADRLTVTAAPSGDATEDPATSLLALPWQTPLEQWPADVLAALPRGISRHVVRFAHMGGGVVAVKETTEDLAFREYRLLRRLEDLPSPSVLPVAVVSGRTADDGSPLPAALVTRHLRFSLPYRAVFSERLERRTLVRLMDALAMLLVELHLQGFFWGDVSLSNVLFRRDAGGFAAHLVDAETGELRERLSTGQREHDLDVARVNVGGELMDLQASGLADPDVDPIATPDLFLDSYRQLWQQLTEPTVFPRHEPWRMDRRFRRLQELGFEVAEYSLRGADAPGMLVASPTDVRSGYHRRRLERLTGLHVQENQARRLLVDIEAARRAWDPYLDIDHAAHRWVIEVFDPVVRSVPLELRAKLEPAEVMHQLLEHRWYLSEARGAAVPLQEAVDSYVETVLRARRDEDALALHPTTTMLRAVPAPGGADDADSASR comes from the coding sequence ATGGACACGCAAGACGCCACCCCATCCCCCTCCCCCGCCGACCGGCTGACCGTGACGGCCGCCCCCTCGGGGGACGCCACGGAGGACCCGGCGACCTCGCTGCTCGCCCTGCCGTGGCAGACCCCGCTCGAGCAGTGGCCCGCGGACGTGCTGGCCGCCCTGCCCCGCGGCATCTCCCGCCACGTGGTGCGGTTCGCGCACATGGGCGGCGGCGTCGTCGCCGTGAAGGAGACCACGGAGGACCTCGCGTTCCGCGAGTACCGGCTGCTGCGCCGCCTCGAGGACCTGCCCTCGCCCTCCGTGCTGCCGGTGGCGGTGGTCTCGGGGCGGACGGCCGACGACGGCTCCCCCCTGCCGGCGGCCCTCGTCACCCGGCACCTGCGCTTCTCCCTGCCGTACCGCGCCGTGTTCTCCGAGCGCCTCGAGCGACGCACCCTGGTGCGCCTCATGGACGCCCTGGCCATGCTGCTCGTGGAGCTGCACCTGCAGGGCTTCTTCTGGGGGGACGTCTCCCTGTCCAACGTGCTGTTCCGGCGGGACGCCGGCGGGTTCGCCGCGCACCTGGTGGACGCGGAGACCGGCGAGCTGCGCGAGCGCCTGTCCACCGGGCAGCGCGAGCACGACCTCGACGTGGCCCGCGTCAACGTGGGCGGCGAGCTCATGGACCTGCAGGCCAGCGGGCTGGCGGACCCGGACGTGGACCCGATCGCCACCCCCGACCTCTTCCTGGACTCCTACCGCCAGCTCTGGCAGCAGCTCACGGAGCCCACCGTGTTCCCGCGGCACGAGCCGTGGCGCATGGACCGCCGGTTCCGGCGGCTGCAGGAGCTGGGCTTCGAGGTGGCCGAGTACTCCCTGCGCGGGGCGGACGCGCCCGGGATGCTGGTCGCCAGCCCCACGGACGTCCGCTCGGGCTACCACCGCCGGCGGCTGGAGCGGCTCACGGGGCTGCACGTGCAGGAGAACCAGGCGCGCCGGCTGCTCGTGGACATCGAGGCGGCCCGCCGCGCGTGGGACCCGTATCTGGACATCGACCACGCGGCGCACCGCTGGGTGATCGAGGTGTTCGACCCCGTGGTCCGCTCCGTGCCGCTCGAGCTGCGCGCGAAGCTGGAGCCCGCTGAGGTCATGCACCAGCTGCTCGAGCACCGGTGGTACCTCTCGGAGGCCCGGGGCGCCGCGGTGCCCCTGCAGGAGGCGGTGGACTCCTATGTGGAGACGGTGCTGCGCGCACGCCGGGACGAGGACGCCCTCGCCCTGCACCCCACCACCACGATGCTCCGGGCCGTGCCCGCCCCGGGGGGCGCGGACGACGCCGACTCCGCGTCCCGCTGA